Below is a window of Planctomycetes bacterium MalM25 DNA.
CTTGAACTGGAGGTCGCCCGAGCCGGTGGTCGCGCCGGGGGTCGGCTCGGAGCCGTCGCTGTTGGCGGTCAGCACGCCGGCGGCGACGCCGTGGTCGTGGCCCTCGTGGGCGATGGCGATCGCGGGGAGGGAGGCCGCGGCCAGTAGCAGAGCAAGCAGACGCATGTTGAGAGTTCCGGGAGGTGGATCGGGGAGAAGCGCCTCGCCCGTCGGAGAGGAGGCGGTTTGAATTCGACGCCATCTTAGTCGGTGGTGGCCCGGCTGTCAGACGCCGCCTGACGCCCGCCCCCGGCAAGGGCCCCTGTAAGGCCCCTGCAAGAACGAAGAGCGGGACGAGGCCTCGGTCTCGTCCCGCTCTGGCGGTTCGGTTGTTGAACGGTGGGGTCACTCAACGACGTGCTCGAGCACGGCGTAGCAGCCCGGGTTCCAACCGTAGCAGAGGACGTACAGCTTGCCGTCGCGCACCACGCCCGCCGCGTTGTGCACGTGGCGGAACTGGTCGAGTCCGAGGTCGTTCTTCAGGTCGAGCGTCGAGACGACCTCGCCGTCGCGCAGGATCTGCACGACCCCGTTGCTGCGTGTCGGGCGGTCGTTCTTGTCCGTGCCGCCATCCTTTGGCCCGACGAGGCAGCCGACCACCATCAAGCGGTCGTCGCCGAAGTCGACGAAGTCGATGTCGCACGGGTTGCTGTCGCCCGTTTGGAAGCCGGCGAGGAACTCGCCGTCGAGGTCGAACTTCTGCACCCATTGCCGCTCGCGGTCCGCCACGACGACCGAGTCGTCGGTCGGATCGAACGTCACGCCGTGGGAGGTCGAGAACCGACCCGGGGTCTGGTTGCTGTCGGTGACGCGGTCGCCGAACTTGATCGCTTCGTAATCCATCGTCTCCAGGTCGATCGTGAAGACCTTCTTGGTCGATCCGTATCCGTCGGCAACGTACGCCTTGCCGTTCGAGGCGATGTCGATGTCGGTCGGCTTGTAGTTTCCCTTGGGGAAGAAGGGGGGCCGCTTGAGGGTCTTCACCTCGTTCCCTTCCAGGTCGACGATCAGGATGCGCCCGCC
It encodes the following:
- a CDS encoding NHL repeat protein — translated: MRLVLALMALLALSTPLSAHEGHDHEAGATVVASPASSSGGVETAFKSKKGPTPGATTGSGDLRFKYNAELSKLPSEIADRILRAHGGFAKTPGGDLYFGLRDTGLIHLSADLRTKTLIAANEYYASGGLHNCAYLERDGGLLIIPDDEGGRILIVDLEGNEVKTLKRPPFFPKGNYKPTDIDIASNGKAYVADGYGSTKKVFTIDLETMDYEAIKFGDRVTDSNQTPGRFSTSHGVTFDPTDDSVVVADRERQWVQKFDLDGEFLAGFQTGDSNPCDIDFVDFGDDRLMVVGCLVGPKDGGTDKNDRPTRSNGVVQILRDGEVVSTLDLKNDLGLDQFRHVHNAAGVVRDGKLYVLCYGWNPGCYAVLEHVVE